Genomic window (Arachis hypogaea cultivar Tifrunner chromosome 13, arahy.Tifrunner.gnm2.J5K5, whole genome shotgun sequence):
ATGAGCTTTCCAAACCTCCATCCTAAGGTGCATCTGCATGCTATAAAGAGCGGACTTTGCCCGGAAAAGTTCCAAGAAGCCATTACAGTGGCCAAACTTAAAACCTTGGCCGAGTTTAGGGAGAAGGCTAAGGGTCTAATAGAAATTGAAGAACTGTGCCAAACTCAGAAATCTGAAAAGAATTTAAACAATAAAGATGAAGAAAAAGTTCAGGACAACAAGAAACCTTTTTGGTTGGCGCCGCGCTACGATTCCTATACTCAATTGAACACCAAGAGGGAGGAAATCATCAAGGAAATACTAAATACCAAGCTAATCAACCCTCCTCGAAAGGCCGGAACCTACCAAGATACAAAGGATGTGGACAAGACAAAGTACTATACTTTTAACCAGAAGCATGAGCACACTACTGATGAGTGTATCGTAGCCAAAGACTTGTTCGAGTGCTTAGCTTGCCAAGGACATCTGGACAAATACATATTGGTCATTTTATAATTCAGTATATATATAGTTGGTCAAATTACATATTGTATAGATATAGTTGGTCATTTTATAATGTATAACTATCTGTTACTTCTGACTctgaaaaaaaattcaagttttaacTCCTATGTTATCTTGGAGggctatactttatattaattttttcaacatcaaaagttccggtaataattttttagatgctaatgagtcaaaggataatttttaataaatttttaaaaataatctaatattccgttttaaattcataagtttataaaaatataatttttctaaaatttgaactaaaacacaaaaattgaatTTCTAGTCTTCttcgttttgatttttttgatattttatttgactCCAAATGGAGAGTATTTCCTTATtaacatttatgttttaaagttagtATAAACAATTAACTTAAAAGTAGTAAATGTCAATAATCTGTTATAAGTAATAAATCGAATCAAGCTGATTCGATTTATATTGTTCTATACTAGTTCAATCACATTGATTCGATTTGGTACTATAATGTATGATTTGAATTTAACTAATtcgatttatatttaaaataatatttccaTATAATTCGAACCCATGTGTTTCGATTTACTACTCTATTGTATAATTCGAATTAGAGACATTCATgtaatattatttgatttgagtaATTCATATAATATTGACATTGGTTTGGTTTATATAAGTGTTTTacctaaataaaaatataaatttatatagctccaatttcaaaatttttttatattaaaacacatatcaattttttttctccaaaatagTAATGTATTCATTTATTAgtaaaatcaatacataaaataggAGGGTCCTACATTAGAACAACCAGCATAAACTAAATGCGATACCCAATTGAAATTATTAATAAAGTTAACAACTTAAAAAAGAGATGAAAGGTTTTAGCATCTTCAACTCCTTTAGAATTATTCTACCAATTCCATGGCTAATGTGCTAATAAGGTCAAGAGTGctttccttattttcaaaaatttataggTTCTTATTTACCCATAGTCTCCACATAATTATTGCTGTCAATGCCATACTTTTCTTCCGTTCTCGTCTCCGACACAATTCTTCCACTAATTTTAACCACTACCTCCGGGGCTCATTTTCCCTTGTTCCTTGCCTCCACCAATCTCCGAATCCAGCTTTTCTCCATGTGTGCATTGCCTGCAGACATTCAATTAAGCAATGGATAATTATTTCTCCTAAGTTCGGACATCTGGGACAACTTTCATTTATGACCGAAAAATGGCAATAGAGCTTTTGTTGCATAGGGAGGACACCGTGAAGGGCCTTCCACAAGAATATTCGCACTTTTGCTGGGCATTGAAGCTCCCACAAGTTTGTCTAAAGGCTTTTTTGTTTGCAGATTTCAGGGAGATGTTCTGCCGGTGGATGGTAGAAATGAAAAGTCACCGTATATTGTCCTTTGGAGTTGCGGCTCCAGGTAATGTagtcttcctcagattcttctatTTCTGTTTGCATGATTGCTAAGGCTATGTCTTCCCTGAAATAGTTTCTGATGAGTTCTGCATTGCATTACCTGTTGTTGTTGAGTAATTGATTTACCCATCTTAAATCTAATTGAGAGTCGATTTGTTGATGGATTGAGATTTGGTTGAATAGTTTGAGGCATGACTCCTCATAAATGTTGATTGATATCTCTCTGCCCACTCTCTACCTTACTCCTTTCTCTAGTACTTTCCTACTTTTCAATAGGCTTCTTCAGGCCCATGATGGGTTCTGTCCCGGTTCTAGTTCTAGAAAGATGAAAATCTATAATACTTGCTTTTGTATATCTTGCTCACTAGAGAATTAGGCTTTGTTAACAATCTCCAATCTTGTTTAATCAACATAGCTAGATTGAAGGCTTTTAAGTTCTTAAAGCCTATTCCTCCTATCTTCTTGTCCCGACAAACTATGTCCCATTTTATCCACCTCTGTTTTCTTTCCTCACCGCGTTGTCCCCACCAAAAATCCATGATTTTCCCCTGCAGCTCATCAATCATTGTGTCAGGGAGTTTGAAACAGCTCAATGTGTAGATTGGGATAGCTGTAGCCACTGCCTTTACTACCACATCCCTTCTGCTCAGTGACAGTAAAGATCTTTTCCAGGATTGCAGCCTCTTCTGTCCCTTATCCTTAATGTATGCAAACGTCTATTTCTTGGACCTATGTACCACTGCTGGCAGACCTAGATACCTGTTTTGATTACCCACATGAGAAATTTGTAGAGTCTGTGCTAGTGAATCTCGGGTCTAAGTTGGAGTGTTTGAACTAAAGTAAGCGGAGGATTTATTTAAATTCACTAGTTGCCCACTAATGTCGCCATAGACTTCCAGCACCTCAAGTAATCTCTAGCATTCCTGTTGTGTTGCCTTACAAAAAAGAATCGAATTATCTGCAAAGAATAGGTGGTTGATTTTAGGACATCTTGAATTAAGTCTTACACCAGA
Coding sequences:
- the LOC112733869 gene encoding uncharacterized protein, which encodes MAEENQRMENQIVELTNAWIENNDNEQWEDDEENSDPTHIYENQQPEKNQQNDDDDKLDNAARPFIADMMNFMLPRNFTLPLTLTPYDDGPTLDWFSSFHVDSISHFYELAKQFEYQFAASSIYLHDFDYLNTVKEGQHKSLKDYITHFTKVAMSFPNLHPKVHLHAIKSGLCPEKFQEAITVAKLKTLAEFREKAKGLIEIEELCQTQKSEKNLNNKDEEKVQDNKKPFWLAPRYDSYTQLNTKREEIIKEILNTKLINPPRKAGTYQDTKDVDKTKYYTFNQKHEHTTDECIVAKDLFECLACQGHLDKYILVIL